From a single Labrenzia sp. PHM005 genomic region:
- a CDS encoding aldose epimerase family protein, producing the protein MIQDFGTLPDGSPVDEITLKKGGLEASILNYGAIVRDLKVNGRSVVLGFERLQDYLDHSPYFGAVVGRCANRIANGRMVLGGQEYQLDLNDSGHHLHGGSAGFSNRLWQIEQSDKASVLLKLISEDGDMGYPGTVEVLVRYTLTGSGALRVKMSATTDQLTPVNLTQHSYFNLDGSDTILDHQLEIAAETYLPVNTDLIPIGEVRNVAWTPYDFQDGRRLRRKSGEQDVIYDHNFCLAGVPREKVEFAAALEDAAGDMRMEVWTTEPGLQLYDGGKLDVPVSGLAGRDYGAHAGVCLETQRWPDSVNHKEFTDVLLQPSENYNHVTEFRFS; encoded by the coding sequence ATGATCCAGGATTTTGGCACACTTCCAGATGGATCGCCTGTAGACGAAATCACGCTCAAAAAAGGCGGTTTGGAAGCATCAATCCTGAATTATGGAGCGATTGTCCGGGACCTGAAGGTCAATGGAAGATCGGTTGTACTTGGGTTTGAACGGCTGCAAGATTATCTAGACCATTCACCCTATTTTGGGGCTGTTGTTGGCCGCTGCGCGAACCGCATTGCCAATGGCAGGATGGTGCTCGGCGGACAAGAATATCAACTGGATCTAAACGACAGCGGTCATCATTTGCATGGCGGATCAGCTGGCTTTTCCAACCGCCTTTGGCAGATCGAACAAAGTGACAAGGCGAGCGTTCTGCTCAAGCTGATCTCCGAAGATGGCGATATGGGGTATCCGGGGACAGTCGAAGTACTGGTTCGCTACACTTTGACAGGATCTGGCGCTCTCCGGGTGAAAATGTCGGCCACGACGGACCAGCTGACCCCAGTCAACTTAACTCAGCACAGCTATTTCAATTTGGATGGCAGCGACACGATCCTCGATCACCAGCTGGAAATTGCCGCAGAAACCTATCTGCCGGTGAACACCGACCTTATTCCGATCGGAGAGGTCCGCAATGTTGCCTGGACACCCTACGACTTTCAAGATGGCCGCCGTCTTCGGCGGAAATCCGGAGAACAGGATGTCATCTACGATCACAATTTTTGCCTGGCAGGCGTACCGCGGGAAAAGGTTGAGTTCGCAGCGGCTTTGGAGGACGCAGCAGGTGATATGCGGATGGAAGTCTGGACGACAGAACCTGGGCTCCAGTTGTATGATGGCGGAAAGTTAGACGTCCCGGTTTCCGGATTGGCAGGCAGAGACTATGGTGCTCATGCGGGGGTGTGTCTGGAAACACAGCGCTGGCCGGACAGCGTCAACCACAAAGAGTTTACAGACGTCTTGTTACAGCCCTCGGAGAATTATAATCACGTTACGGAATTCCGTTTCTCGTAA
- a CDS encoding phosphomannomutase/phosphoglucomutase, giving the protein MFPKPKPALTPNTYEYETLPLVKPTGFREYDARWLFEKEINLMGMQALGMGIGTLIHERGVRPDIVVGHDFRGYSASIKMAVVNGLLAAGINVHDIGLALSPMAYFAQFALDVPAVAMVTASHNDNGWTGVKMGIDRPLTFGPDEMGRLKDIVLDATFDLKGGGSYRFVDGFADVYFKDLTEREKLKRPIKVVAACGNGTAGAFAPKILEALGAEVIPLDAELDHTFPRYNPNPEDMKMLHALRDKVLEVGADVGLGFDGDGDRCGVVDNEGEEIFADKVGVMLARDISALHPNSQFVVDVKSTGLFKTDPVLQANGAKTDYFKTGHSYIKRRVTDLKAIVGFEKSGHYFFNAPIGRGYDDGLVSAIAILDMLDRNPDKTMADLRRDLPKTWGSPTMAPKCADEIKYDVVDRVVSRFKEMHSAGDQFAGQAISDLITVNGVRVVSEDGTWGLVRASSNKPELVVVVESPVSEARLHEMFKSVDAVLRENPEVGEYNQTL; this is encoded by the coding sequence ATGTTTCCAAAGCCGAAACCTGCTCTCACGCCGAACACCTATGAATATGAGACACTGCCGCTGGTGAAACCGACCGGGTTTCGCGAATATGACGCGCGTTGGCTCTTTGAAAAAGAAATCAACCTTATGGGTATGCAAGCACTCGGGATGGGGATTGGCACCCTGATCCATGAGCGTGGCGTGCGCCCTGACATTGTTGTTGGACATGATTTCCGCGGTTATTCGGCCTCTATCAAGATGGCTGTTGTGAATGGTCTCCTAGCGGCCGGAATTAACGTGCATGACATCGGACTTGCACTGTCGCCAATGGCTTATTTCGCGCAGTTTGCATTAGATGTACCGGCCGTCGCGATGGTCACAGCCTCACACAATGACAACGGCTGGACGGGCGTGAAGATGGGCATCGACCGGCCGCTCACGTTCGGTCCGGATGAAATGGGCCGGCTCAAGGACATTGTCCTGGATGCCACTTTCGATCTGAAAGGCGGCGGCAGCTACCGTTTTGTAGACGGGTTTGCCGATGTCTATTTCAAGGACCTGACGGAACGCGAGAAACTCAAGCGCCCGATCAAGGTTGTTGCGGCCTGTGGTAATGGCACCGCCGGTGCTTTTGCGCCGAAGATTCTGGAAGCACTGGGCGCGGAAGTCATTCCGCTTGATGCGGAGCTTGACCACACGTTCCCGCGTTACAACCCGAACCCGGAAGACATGAAGATGCTTCATGCCTTGCGCGACAAGGTGCTGGAAGTTGGCGCCGATGTCGGGCTTGGGTTTGACGGCGATGGAGACCGCTGCGGTGTTGTCGACAATGAGGGGGAAGAGATCTTTGCCGACAAGGTTGGGGTGATGCTGGCCCGGGATATCTCCGCGCTTCATCCGAACAGCCAATTTGTTGTCGACGTTAAATCGACAGGCCTCTTCAAGACAGATCCGGTTCTTCAGGCCAATGGCGCCAAGACCGATTACTTCAAAACCGGGCACTCCTACATCAAGCGCCGCGTTACCGATCTCAAAGCCATCGTTGGTTTTGAAAAGTCTGGCCACTATTTCTTCAACGCACCCATCGGTCGCGGTTATGACGATGGTCTGGTTTCGGCCATTGCCATTTTGGATATGCTGGATCGCAATCCAGATAAGACGATGGCTGATCTTCGCCGGGATCTACCGAAGACCTGGGGCTCGCCAACCATGGCGCCAAAATGCGCCGATGAAATCAAATACGACGTTGTCGACCGGGTTGTTAGCCGGTTTAAGGAAATGCATAGCGCTGGTGATCAGTTTGCCGGTCAGGCAATTTCGGACCTCATCACCGTGAACGGAGTCCGGGTTGTCAGCGAAGATGGAACCTGGGGCCTGGTACGGGCATCTTCCAACAAGCCTGAGCTTGTTGTTGTTGTCGAAAGCCCGGTTTCGGAAGCCCGTCTCCATGAAATGTTCAAATCGGTAGACGCGGTTTTGCGGGAAAACCCGGAAGTCGGCGAATACAATCAAACCCTTTAA
- a CDS encoding TIGR02281 family clan AA aspartic protease, which yields MFRFVIILLVFVGLVPLVPLLLDYQADQTSGSAATVLETDDVSGARRHRISANRSGQFVADVHLNGQMHEMLVDTGASTTVLPLSVAEDVGIFPKREDFKYRVSTANGATYGASAIIDRLKIGRINLRNIDALVLRDESLSTPLLGMTALNELDRFDISNGTLVLIQ from the coding sequence ATGTTTCGTTTTGTAATCATTTTGCTGGTTTTTGTGGGATTGGTACCGCTGGTTCCGCTGTTGCTGGACTATCAGGCAGACCAGACAAGTGGTTCGGCGGCCACGGTCCTGGAAACAGATGATGTCTCCGGCGCGAGACGACATCGCATTTCGGCAAATCGCAGCGGGCAATTTGTTGCCGATGTCCATTTAAACGGGCAGATGCATGAAATGCTGGTCGACACCGGCGCTTCGACAACCGTCCTTCCTTTGTCGGTCGCCGAGGATGTCGGCATCTTTCCGAAAAGAGAAGATTTCAAATACCGCGTGAGCACCGCAAACGGCGCGACCTATGGTGCGAGCGCCATCATAGACAGGCTTAAGATTGGCCGTATCAACCTTAGAAACATTGATGCGCTTGTTCTGCGGGATGAAAGCCTATCAACGCCGCTTCTGGGAATGACGGCGTTGAACGAACTGGATCGGTTTGACATTTCAAACGGCACCCTTGTACTCATCCAGTAA
- the upp gene encoding uracil phosphoribosyltransferase, translating to MSGANVISHPLVQHKLTIMRDKGTSTQGFRRLLREISTLLCYEVTRDLPLVRQTIETPLAEMQAPMLAGKKLVFASVLRAGNGLLEGMLELVPSARVAHVGLYRDPETLQPVEYYFKAPEDLNERLVIVVDPMLATANSAIAAVQKLKERGANNIRFLCLLAAPEGVAKFNEMHPDVPIYTAAVDEKLNEKGYIVPGLGDAGDRMYGTK from the coding sequence ATGTCCGGAGCAAATGTCATCAGCCATCCGCTGGTCCAGCACAAACTGACCATCATGCGCGACAAGGGGACATCCACCCAGGGGTTCCGCCGGTTGCTGCGCGAAATCTCGACCCTTCTGTGTTACGAAGTCACCCGGGACCTGCCGCTGGTTCGCCAGACAATTGAAACGCCACTTGCCGAAATGCAGGCACCGATGCTGGCCGGCAAAAAGCTGGTTTTTGCATCTGTGCTGCGCGCAGGAAATGGGCTGCTGGAAGGCATGCTGGAGCTGGTGCCGTCGGCCCGCGTTGCACACGTCGGCCTTTACCGGGATCCCGAAACGCTGCAGCCGGTCGAATATTACTTCAAAGCGCCGGAAGATCTGAACGAGCGGCTTGTAATTGTTGTAGATCCCATGCTGGCTACTGCCAATTCGGCGATTGCGGCCGTTCAGAAACTGAAAGAACGCGGCGCCAACAATATCCGGTTTCTGTGCTTGCTAGCAGCACCGGAAGGTGTTGCGAAATTTAATGAAATGCACCCGGATGTGCCGATCTATACAGCTGCTGTTGATGAGAAACTGAACGAAAAAGGCTACATCGTTCCTGGTCTCGGTGATGCCGGCGATCGGATGTACGGCACAAAATAA
- a CDS encoding DUF1688 family protein — translation MTTKAQNDNGLLEIFKAEYVRKLSKEFLNRAVRGDLQYVTVDSSKLDQALIKTLEITKQTYPDFQIPPYGVWRLFEAGGVDRWSALASAREFQTADELLTAASDLAILAVYMDVSTPPGWSYEDTMAGTVATGRQATALAAINMFAAGSFSSDPVDPFRVDADALIRLETEELASGLQWNAGRDAALLKKLQRHLKRFGEALALRADLFGEGETTRPGNLLVKLGSEGWGSVDATAILDRLLQSLAPLWEGGAAKGDVSFGDSFEFSGESGQDGPRTIPFHLTAQVMVYSLVEPLAWAGYEVDELDTLTGPADAEHAALFVEAGVLRITSDEADLTSEQANDRMIELRAITGALIDQLADMLRKELEVEAEQLPLSCILEGGTNRAGAEILRENGALREKLAKFLNPSTIFWLPFGA, via the coding sequence ATGACAACAAAAGCGCAAAATGACAACGGCCTTTTGGAGATCTTTAAGGCCGAATACGTTCGCAAACTCTCGAAAGAGTTTTTAAACCGCGCGGTACGCGGCGACCTCCAATATGTAACGGTTGATTCCAGCAAGCTGGATCAGGCCCTAATCAAAACCCTGGAGATCACCAAACAAACGTATCCCGACTTCCAGATCCCTCCCTACGGGGTCTGGCGCTTGTTTGAAGCTGGCGGTGTTGATCGCTGGAGTGCTCTGGCCTCTGCAAGAGAGTTCCAGACTGCCGATGAGTTGCTGACCGCAGCTTCCGACCTCGCGATTCTTGCAGTCTATATGGATGTTTCGACACCACCTGGCTGGTCCTATGAAGACACGATGGCCGGAACAGTTGCAACTGGCCGGCAAGCCACGGCGCTGGCCGCTATCAATATGTTCGCTGCAGGCTCGTTTTCTTCGGATCCTGTCGATCCGTTCCGGGTCGATGCCGATGCTTTGATCCGCCTGGAAACCGAAGAATTGGCATCAGGACTTCAATGGAATGCAGGACGAGATGCGGCGCTTCTGAAAAAATTACAGCGCCATCTCAAGCGCTTTGGCGAAGCTTTGGCTTTGCGCGCGGATTTGTTCGGTGAAGGGGAAACAACCCGGCCTGGAAACCTTCTCGTGAAACTTGGTAGCGAAGGTTGGGGATCGGTTGATGCGACTGCCATTCTCGATCGGTTGCTTCAAAGTCTTGCTCCTCTTTGGGAAGGCGGAGCGGCGAAAGGCGATGTGTCATTTGGTGACAGCTTTGAATTTAGCGGAGAAAGCGGACAGGATGGTCCTCGAACCATACCGTTCCATTTGACGGCGCAGGTGATGGTGTATTCGCTCGTCGAACCGCTGGCCTGGGCCGGATATGAAGTTGATGAGCTTGACACATTGACTGGTCCAGCAGACGCCGAACATGCAGCTTTGTTTGTGGAAGCGGGTGTTCTGAGGATCACGAGTGATGAGGCAGATCTGACCTCTGAACAGGCAAACGACCGGATGATTGAACTGCGTGCAATTACAGGTGCCTTGATCGATCAATTGGCTGATATGTTGCGCAAGGAACTGGAAGTCGAGGCCGAGCAATTGCCGTTGTCGTGTATCCTTGAAGGCGGAACAAACCGGGCCGGAGCAGAGATACTTCGGGAAAACGGAGCCTTGCGCGAAAAACTCGCAAAATTCCTGAACCCCAGCACTATTTTTTGGTTGCCGTTCGGGGCATAG
- a CDS encoding adenosine deaminase — protein sequence MNETVGVPKAELHCHIEGAAPPRLVLQFADQHGVDVSEIIDGNGQYVWSDFTTFLKAYDVASSVFKTPADYSLLSETYFRMLAAEGAIYGEIFISPDHAQAAGLSYRSYVEGLAAGIERAKTDTAIEGRMIAIGVRHFGAASVERVAKEVIGNPHPLVTGFGLAGDERSGHPANFAKAFRMAEEAGLGTTAHAGEFGGPESITAALEFLRVKRLGHGVRAIEDKDLVKRLADEKIVLEVCPGSNTALGVYTVLRFHPVNILRREGVKITLNSDDPPFFGTTLGKEYSSVAETFSWTLDDQLDVTRTAIDAAFCDETTRNRLLVRLDSAKNGG from the coding sequence ATGAACGAGACCGTCGGCGTTCCCAAGGCCGAACTGCATTGTCACATTGAGGGCGCCGCACCGCCGCGTCTCGTTCTGCAGTTTGCAGATCAGCACGGAGTTGATGTCTCGGAGATCATCGACGGTAATGGGCAATATGTCTGGTCCGATTTCACGACCTTCTTGAAGGCCTATGACGTTGCCAGTTCGGTCTTCAAAACTCCGGCCGACTATTCGCTGCTTTCCGAAACTTATTTTCGCATGCTGGCAGCTGAAGGAGCGATTTATGGCGAGATTTTTATCTCTCCAGACCATGCGCAGGCCGCTGGCTTATCGTACCGGTCTTATGTCGAGGGCTTGGCGGCTGGGATAGAACGGGCCAAGACCGACACGGCCATTGAGGGGCGGATGATCGCCATTGGTGTACGCCACTTTGGTGCTGCGTCCGTGGAGCGGGTCGCAAAGGAAGTCATCGGAAATCCGCATCCGCTGGTAACTGGATTTGGTCTTGCTGGGGATGAGCGGTCCGGGCATCCGGCCAATTTCGCAAAAGCGTTCCGGATGGCCGAGGAAGCTGGACTTGGAACGACGGCTCATGCGGGCGAATTCGGCGGGCCGGAGAGCATCACCGCAGCCTTAGAGTTTTTGCGGGTCAAGCGGCTTGGTCACGGTGTCCGGGCCATTGAAGACAAAGATCTTGTCAAACGCCTTGCGGACGAGAAGATCGTGCTCGAGGTCTGTCCCGGGTCGAACACGGCGCTTGGCGTTTATACGGTCCTGCGGTTCCATCCGGTGAACATCCTGCGCCGGGAAGGCGTCAAGATAACCTTGAACTCTGATGATCCGCCGTTCTTTGGAACCACCTTGGGCAAAGAGTACTCTTCAGTGGCCGAGACGTTCAGCTGGACACTCGACGACCAGTTGGATGTAACCCGAACGGCGATCGATGCTGCCTTTTGTGACGAGACTACGAGGAATAGGCTGCTGGTTCGCCTCGACAGTGCAAAAAATGGCGGATAG
- a CDS encoding phosphopentomutase, whose protein sequence is MPRAILCVLDSFGIGGAADADAFGDAGSDTLGHIAQHCAADKGDREDLRSGLLSVPNMDRLGLGAAGRLSTGEHIPGLTFSGEPEGLWGYAAEVSNGKDTPSGHWEIAGVPVRFDWGYFPETIPTFPADLIAKVSDKAGLSGVLGDKHASGTEIIAELGEEHVKTGKPIFYTSADSVIQIAAHEQHFGLENLYKLCEITREFADPYNIGRVIARPFLGENADTFERTANRRDYSVLPPEPTLLDRLTAEGRTVYGIGKISDIFAHQGVAKVLKGAGNDQLFDKTLEAMDLAEDGDLIFANFIDFDSLYGHRRDVPGYAAALEHFDRRLPEMIDKMRDGDLLILTADHGCDPTWPGTDHTREHVPVIATGPGIAGKKIGGRNTYADIGESVADHLGIALGPHGTSFL, encoded by the coding sequence ATGCCCCGTGCGATCTTGTGCGTGCTGGACAGTTTCGGGATTGGCGGCGCAGCGGATGCGGACGCCTTTGGCGACGCGGGCTCCGACACGCTGGGCCACATTGCGCAGCATTGTGCCGCTGATAAAGGCGACCGCGAGGATCTTCGATCCGGGCTTCTGTCGGTTCCAAACATGGACCGGCTGGGTCTTGGTGCGGCCGGTCGTTTATCGACCGGTGAACACATTCCGGGCCTAACTTTTTCCGGTGAGCCGGAAGGTCTTTGGGGTTATGCCGCTGAAGTTTCCAACGGTAAGGATACCCCGTCTGGACATTGGGAAATTGCCGGTGTCCCGGTCCGGTTCGATTGGGGCTATTTCCCGGAAACCATCCCAACGTTTCCGGCTGACCTGATTGCCAAGGTTAGTGACAAGGCAGGCCTGAGCGGTGTTTTGGGTGACAAACATGCCTCGGGGACGGAAATCATTGCCGAACTCGGCGAAGAACATGTCAAAACCGGCAAGCCGATCTTTTATACCTCCGCGGATTCGGTCATTCAAATCGCCGCCCACGAACAGCATTTCGGGCTGGAGAACCTCTATAAGCTTTGTGAAATCACACGCGAATTTGCCGATCCTTACAATATCGGCCGGGTCATTGCCCGCCCATTCTTAGGCGAAAACGCCGATACGTTTGAGCGTACGGCAAACCGCAGGGATTATTCCGTCCTCCCGCCAGAACCGACCCTTCTCGACAGGTTGACGGCGGAAGGCCGGACCGTTTACGGGATTGGTAAGATCTCTGATATTTTTGCCCATCAAGGGGTTGCCAAAGTCTTGAAAGGCGCGGGTAACGATCAGCTTTTCGACAAAACATTGGAAGCGATGGATTTGGCGGAAGATGGGGATCTTATCTTTGCCAACTTCATCGATTTCGACTCGCTCTATGGCCACCGGCGCGACGTTCCTGGTTATGCGGCCGCTCTTGAACACTTTGACCGGCGTTTGCCTGAGATGATCGACAAAATGCGGGATGGTGATCTATTGATCTTAACTGCTGACCATGGCTGCGATCCAACGTGGCCAGGAACGGATCACACGCGGGAACATGTTCCGGTGATCGCAACCGGGCCAGGGATCGCAGGCAAAAAAATCGGCGGACGCAATACCTATGCCGATATAGGCGAAAGCGTTGCAGATCACCTCGGTATTGCTCTGGGGCCGCACGGAACCAGTTTTCTGTAA
- the deoA gene encoding thymidine phosphorylase, protein MLAQELIRTKRDGGALSAEEIAFFVKGLADGSVSEGQVSALAMAVFFKGLTIDERVALTLAMRDSGDVLDWSDIEAPVLDKHSTGGVGDNVSLMLAPALAACGAAVPMISGRGLGHTGGTLDKFDSIPGYQTQPDNALFKKVVKEVGCAVIGQTGNLAPADKRFYGIRDVTATVESIDLITASILSKKLAAGLQGLVLDVKWGTGAFMASLEEARGLAESLVLVANGAGLKTTALLTDMNEPLASAAGNAIEMQNAVDFLKGTAVDNRLWDITVAQGGELLATGNLAPSAEAGCDMMRAAFESGQAAEKFAQMVHALGGPADFMDKSEVYLAKAPVQAPIYARHEGVVTGIDARAVGVAVVELGGGRKVAADVIDPSVGLVELAGIGNSVDADAPLAIVHAKSEADAEQAAIAVRNAYTVGAAADVIDRPCVVERIAP, encoded by the coding sequence ATGCTTGCACAAGAACTCATTCGCACAAAACGCGATGGCGGTGCATTGAGCGCTGAGGAAATCGCTTTCTTCGTCAAGGGCCTTGCCGATGGATCCGTCAGCGAAGGGCAGGTCTCCGCGCTCGCCATGGCGGTCTTTTTCAAGGGACTGACCATAGACGAACGGGTTGCCCTGACGCTTGCCATGCGGGACAGCGGCGATGTGCTGGACTGGTCCGATATTGAAGCGCCTGTCCTCGACAAGCACTCTACGGGTGGTGTGGGCGACAATGTGTCGTTGATGTTGGCGCCCGCGCTTGCGGCCTGCGGTGCGGCTGTGCCGATGATTTCCGGACGTGGCCTTGGTCACACCGGCGGTACGCTCGATAAGTTTGATAGTATTCCAGGCTACCAAACCCAGCCGGACAACGCACTCTTCAAGAAAGTGGTCAAGGAAGTCGGCTGTGCAGTTATCGGCCAGACCGGCAATTTGGCCCCTGCCGACAAACGTTTTTACGGCATCCGGGACGTGACCGCGACGGTCGAAAGCATCGATCTGATCACGGCATCGATCCTGTCCAAAAAGCTGGCGGCCGGCCTTCAAGGCTTGGTTCTCGATGTGAAATGGGGAACCGGTGCTTTCATGGCGTCGCTGGAAGAAGCGCGCGGCCTTGCGGAAAGTCTGGTTCTGGTCGCCAATGGTGCCGGTTTGAAGACAACGGCGCTTCTGACGGACATGAACGAGCCGTTGGCATCAGCTGCCGGCAACGCGATCGAAATGCAGAACGCGGTCGATTTCCTAAAAGGCACCGCCGTCGACAACCGGCTGTGGGACATCACCGTCGCCCAAGGTGGTGAGCTGCTGGCCACCGGCAACCTTGCGCCATCCGCAGAAGCGGGCTGTGACATGATGCGGGCTGCATTTGAGAGCGGTCAAGCCGCTGAGAAATTCGCTCAGATGGTCCATGCCCTTGGCGGTCCGGCAGACTTTATGGACAAGAGCGAAGTCTATCTTGCCAAGGCGCCGGTTCAAGCTCCGATCTATGCCAGACATGAGGGCGTAGTGACCGGCATTGACGCCCGCGCTGTCGGGGTTGCCGTTGTCGAACTGGGCGGCGGCCGGAAGGTAGCGGCAGATGTCATCGACCCGTCCGTTGGTCTGGTAGAGCTCGCAGGCATTGGCAATTCGGTGGATGCAGATGCTCCGCTGGCGATTGTTCATGCAAAGAGTGAAGCAGATGCAGAGCAAGCTGCAATTGCGGTGCGCAATGCCTACACAGTTGGCGCAGCTGCCGATGTGATTGACCGGCCGTGTGTCGTGGAGCGCATCGCGCCCTGA
- the deoC gene encoding deoxyribose-phosphate aldolase, translating to MTDMIEVAKRALGLVDLTNLNDDCTAEDITKLTGRTVTQHGAVAAVCVWPRFVAQAVKELAGTGVKVATVVNFPTGGEDNEAVVAETRQAIADGADEIDLVMPYKAFVEGRKGFAEEQIIQVKDAIPAPAILKVILETGEIEDPLLIHAASNVAIAAGADFIKTSTGKVAVNATLEAAEIMLTAIEEARRDHAERVIGFKPAGGIKTSADAAAYLALADKIMGHNWVAASTFRFGASGLLDALIATIEGQEASASEGY from the coding sequence ATGACCGATATGATTGAAGTGGCCAAACGCGCATTGGGTCTGGTGGATCTCACCAACCTGAATGACGATTGCACAGCGGAAGACATAACCAAGCTGACCGGACGGACTGTGACACAACACGGCGCAGTCGCTGCTGTTTGCGTGTGGCCGCGTTTTGTAGCGCAAGCAGTTAAAGAGCTGGCTGGAACCGGCGTGAAAGTTGCGACGGTGGTCAACTTCCCGACCGGTGGTGAGGACAATGAGGCTGTCGTTGCTGAGACCCGGCAGGCGATCGCCGACGGCGCGGATGAGATCGATCTCGTCATGCCCTATAAAGCCTTTGTTGAAGGCCGAAAGGGGTTCGCCGAGGAACAGATCATCCAGGTAAAGGATGCCATTCCGGCACCTGCGATCCTGAAGGTCATTCTGGAAACGGGTGAGATCGAAGATCCGCTTTTAATTCACGCAGCGTCCAATGTTGCGATCGCCGCTGGTGCTGATTTCATCAAAACTTCGACAGGCAAGGTCGCTGTGAACGCGACTTTGGAAGCAGCAGAAATCATGCTCACCGCGATTGAAGAGGCGCGCCGGGACCATGCCGAGCGTGTGATCGGTTTCAAGCCAGCTGGCGGGATCAAGACGTCGGCAGATGCGGCTGCCTATCTCGCGCTTGCCGATAAGATCATGGGCCACAATTGGGTGGCGGCGTCCACCTTCCGCTTCGGTGCAAGTGGCCTGCTCGATGCTTTGATTGCGACGATAGAAGGCCAAGAAGCCTCTGCAAGTGAAGGGTACTGA
- a CDS encoding purine-nucleoside phosphorylase, with translation MSGYGRECADIVRAAREGSYKVGMILGSGLGSLAEEVEDAVRVPYGHLTEFPVSTVTSHSSELVAGTLAGVPVVILSGRAHYYEGGDPTVMRTPVETLKELGCEILLATNAAGSLREDVAPGNPMLISDHINWSGKNPLIGEEDEKRFLDMSTAYDPELRAVMKKVAAGTGDAVAEGVYMWFSGPSFETPAEIRMAKMVGADAVGMSTVPEVIMARFLGMRVAAMSIITNYGAGMQTHALSHDETKSVALKGMERMKQLVRAFVKEVGQ, from the coding sequence ATGAGTGGTTATGGCCGTGAGTGTGCGGATATTGTCCGCGCCGCCCGTGAGGGTTCGTACAAAGTTGGCATGATCCTTGGCTCCGGACTTGGGTCCTTGGCAGAGGAAGTGGAGGATGCAGTTCGCGTCCCTTATGGCCATCTGACTGAATTTCCAGTGTCCACTGTAACCTCGCATTCCAGCGAATTGGTGGCTGGGACACTCGCTGGTGTTCCCGTCGTGATCCTGTCCGGACGGGCGCACTATTATGAAGGCGGTGATCCGACGGTAATGCGCACCCCGGTTGAGACCTTGAAGGAACTAGGTTGCGAGATCCTGCTGGCCACCAATGCCGCAGGCTCTTTGCGTGAAGACGTCGCTCCGGGCAATCCGATGCTGATTTCTGATCACATCAACTGGTCCGGAAAAAATCCGCTGATCGGTGAAGAAGACGAAAAGCGTTTTTTGGATATGAGCACCGCTTATGATCCGGAGTTGCGCGCGGTGATGAAAAAAGTCGCCGCAGGGACCGGTGATGCTGTCGCTGAAGGCGTCTACATGTGGTTCTCCGGCCCGTCTTTTGAGACACCGGCCGAGATTCGCATGGCCAAGATGGTTGGTGCCGATGCTGTTGGCATGTCGACGGTCCCGGAAGTCATCATGGCCCGGTTCCTCGGGATGCGTGTCGCCGCTATGTCGATCATTACCAACTACGGCGCCGGTATGCAGACACATGCCTTGTCTCACGATGAAACCAAGTCTGTGGCCCTCAAAGGCATGGAGCGGATGAAACAGCTCGTGCGCGCATTTGTGAAAGAGGTCGGACAATGA
- a CDS encoding cytidine deaminase, translating into MSDLDRLFEAAKAVREKAYAPYSNFLVGAAFRTPDGTIFTGCNVENASYPVSVCAEGGAASAMIAAGYREIEEAVVIGDAALCTPCGMCRQRFAEFGTKNLVVHVADLNGIRRSFTLEELLPAAFELEDKRD; encoded by the coding sequence ATGAGCGATCTGGATAGGCTTTTTGAAGCCGCCAAGGCGGTGCGTGAAAAGGCTTATGCCCCGTATTCCAATTTTCTAGTTGGGGCGGCCTTCCGCACTCCGGACGGCACCATCTTTACCGGGTGCAACGTTGAGAACGCGTCTTATCCAGTGAGTGTCTGTGCTGAAGGCGGTGCCGCCAGCGCGATGATAGCTGCTGGCTATCGGGAAATTGAAGAAGCGGTGGTCATTGGCGACGCCGCACTCTGCACACCGTGCGGCATGTGCCGCCAGCGGTTCGCGGAATTCGGAACAAAAAATCTTGTGGTCCATGTTGCGGACCTCAATGGCATTCGCCGCAGCTTTACCTTGGAAGAGTTGCTGCCGGCGGCATTTGAACTTGAAGACAAAAGGGACTGA